A region from the Gemmatimonadaceae bacterium genome encodes:
- a CDS encoding DNA recombination protein RmuC, translating into MLESLPALGLGAVVGAILAWLWLRSRHLATIAALRAERDTERRFAEERRAQAERTDTVLAQLATLGDTHRDLSSQTQHLLDTMRSPVVRGQWGELQLRRVCELAQMTEHVDFVVQETVWSGEGRLRPDLTVLMPGGRSVVIDAKAPMAAWLEAMEAPDEAARVDALRRHARHVKDHITRLAARGYWEQFAESPEFVVLFLPGEALFSAALQYDAGLVEHGVERGVILASPTTLIALLRVVGLGWARQRIARDADEIRELGVELHGRLETWAGHVNDVRRGLEKAIDAYNRSVGSLEHRVLPQARRFGWLSGAGDGATPELRPLVASWREAEPPPTP; encoded by the coding sequence ATGCTGGAATCTCTCCCCGCCCTCGGCCTCGGGGCCGTGGTCGGGGCCATCCTCGCCTGGCTCTGGCTGCGCTCGCGTCACCTCGCCACGATCGCCGCGCTCCGCGCCGAGCGGGACACCGAACGACGCTTTGCCGAGGAACGGCGCGCTCAGGCCGAGCGGACCGATACGGTCCTCGCGCAACTGGCGACACTTGGCGATACCCATCGCGACCTCTCCAGCCAGACGCAGCACCTGCTCGATACCATGCGCAGCCCCGTCGTGCGCGGGCAGTGGGGCGAGCTGCAGCTGCGGCGCGTGTGCGAGCTGGCACAGATGACGGAGCACGTCGATTTCGTCGTGCAGGAAACAGTCTGGTCGGGCGAGGGACGGCTTCGGCCGGACCTTACCGTGCTCATGCCCGGCGGCCGCTCGGTCGTGATCGACGCGAAAGCCCCGATGGCTGCGTGGCTCGAGGCAATGGAGGCGCCTGACGAGGCTGCGCGCGTCGATGCGCTCCGGCGCCATGCCCGCCACGTGAAGGACCACATCACACGGCTCGCGGCCCGAGGGTACTGGGAGCAGTTCGCGGAATCGCCCGAATTCGTGGTGCTGTTCCTCCCGGGCGAGGCGCTCTTCAGTGCCGCGCTGCAGTACGACGCCGGTCTGGTGGAGCATGGCGTGGAGCGCGGAGTGATCCTCGCCAGCCCGACCACGCTCATCGCGCTGCTGCGGGTCGTCGGTCTCGGATGGGCTCGGCAACGGATCGCTCGCGACGCGGACGAAATCCGCGAACTGGGCGTCGAGCTGCACGGCCGACTCGAGACGTGGGCCGGTCACGTGAACGACGTCCGCCGGGGACTGGAGAAGGCGATCGATGCGTACAACCGAAGCGTCGGCTCGCTGGAGCATCGCGTTCTGCCGCAGGCCCGTCGCTTTGGATGGCTCAGCGGTGCCGGGGATGGCGCCACGCCCGAGCTGCGCCCGCTGGTCGCGAGTTGGCGCGAGGCCGAGCCACCTCCCACGCCGTAA
- a CDS encoding aminopeptidase P family protein: MLTRRTFLATSTVAAAGAACAPRSGEASAQDGASSTDLPPAIAALTPMKEGVVPISVDERKARLEKARRLMTENGLSAIMLTGGTSMVYFTGMRWGNSERMTCAIVPARGNAFIVTPKFEEERTLEQARLGPLGSETRVLTWEEHESPYERVAQGLRDLGVSTGAIGIEETVKYVFSAGVGAAAPGIRIASGTPVTAGCRMVKDAHELALMRHASQVTLKAYEAAWKSLKEGMTQSDFARLVSQAHERLGYTGGAGVQVGEFSALPHGSVTPQVVREGSILLIDGGCSVEGYASDLSRTFVLGKPTDKMKAVFDLEFKAQSAALAAARPGVECQAVDAAARKVIVDGGYGPDYKYFSHRVGHGMGMDGHEWPYLTRGNTLKLVPGMTFSDEPGIYIPGEFGIRLEDDMVITENGAELFTPQSPSLEQPFATTA; the protein is encoded by the coding sequence ATGCTGACCCGCCGTACCTTTCTCGCCACGTCCACGGTTGCCGCCGCCGGCGCCGCCTGCGCTCCGCGGAGCGGTGAAGCGTCCGCGCAGGATGGTGCGTCGAGCACGGACCTTCCACCGGCGATCGCAGCTCTGACACCGATGAAGGAGGGTGTCGTGCCGATCTCGGTGGACGAGCGCAAGGCTCGACTGGAGAAGGCGCGTCGGCTCATGACCGAGAACGGACTGAGTGCCATCATGCTCACCGGCGGCACGTCCATGGTCTACTTCACGGGCATGCGCTGGGGGAACTCCGAGCGCATGACCTGCGCCATCGTGCCCGCCAGGGGCAACGCTTTCATCGTCACGCCCAAGTTCGAGGAAGAGCGCACGCTCGAGCAGGCGCGACTCGGCCCGTTAGGCAGCGAGACGCGCGTCCTGACCTGGGAAGAGCACGAGAGTCCCTACGAACGCGTGGCCCAGGGTCTGCGCGACCTCGGCGTCTCCACGGGTGCGATCGGGATCGAAGAGACCGTCAAGTACGTCTTCAGCGCCGGCGTCGGCGCCGCTGCCCCAGGGATTCGCATTGCGTCCGGTACCCCGGTGACCGCGGGTTGCCGCATGGTGAAGGATGCGCACGAACTCGCGCTCATGCGCCACGCGTCGCAGGTGACGCTCAAGGCCTACGAAGCCGCATGGAAGTCACTCAAGGAGGGCATGACCCAGAGCGACTTCGCGCGCCTCGTTTCCCAGGCGCATGAACGGCTCGGCTACACCGGTGGTGCAGGCGTGCAGGTCGGCGAGTTCTCGGCGCTGCCGCACGGGTCGGTGACGCCGCAGGTCGTCCGCGAGGGAAGCATCCTGCTCATCGACGGCGGATGCTCGGTCGAAGGCTACGCGTCGGATCTCTCGCGCACCTTCGTGCTGGGCAAGCCGACGGACAAGATGAAGGCCGTGTTCGATCTCGAGTTCAAGGCGCAGAGCGCGGCGCTCGCGGCCGCACGCCCGGGCGTGGAGTGCCAGGCCGTCGACGCGGCGGCACGCAAGGTCATCGTGGATGGTGGCTACGGGCCGGACTACAAGTACTTCTCCCACCGCGTCGGACACGGGATGGGCATGGACGGGCACGAATGGCCGTACCTCACGCGCGGCAACACGCTCAAGCTCGTGCCGGGGATGACGTTCTCCGACGAGCCGGGGATCTACATCCCCGGAGAGTTCGGTATCCGGCTCGAAGACGACATGGTCATCACCGAAAACGGCGCGGAGCTGTTCACGCCGCAGA
- a CDS encoding amidohydrolase, translating into MFTRRLRHALLGALALGWAIPLVAQDANPAPNRREGEGPFDKLIIRGATLIDGSGGPPRGPVDIVIEKNRITQIADVGYPNRPINDARRPKGPAREIQAEGMYVMPGFIDLHVHTCGKPKAPDAEYCYKLWLAHGVTTVRGVPFGGFEWSLSETKRANANEITAPRMVNCQRPGSGRAWGGKPILTEADARAWTRFAKEQGVDCLKVGAHDPAVMKGLMEEAKTLGMGSTAHLAQTGVANMNGADAVTLGLGAITHYYGIFESMYENTDIQPYPENYNYSDEQWRFGQVARQWNLVKPRSEKWNAFLKLLKDNNATLDPTMTTYMSGRDLMKRRNADWHEQYTLPSLWDFYTPNRENHGAYFFNWTTWDEVAWKKFYQVWMEFINDYKNMGGRVTPSTDAGFIYNTYGFSYIEELENFQEAGFHPLEVIRAGTQHAAEELNKASGKAIETGIVRNGMLADLVIAPENPIANLKTLYGSGFQRLNDRTGKVERVGGVRYTIKDGIVYDAKKLLADVAAMVDRQKKERGISRLPVAAFVPEEDR; encoded by the coding sequence ATGTTTACCAGACGCCTTCGTCACGCCCTGCTCGGCGCACTCGCGCTCGGTTGGGCCATTCCGCTCGTCGCTCAGGACGCCAACCCGGCGCCGAATCGTCGGGAGGGCGAAGGGCCCTTCGACAAGCTGATCATCCGCGGTGCGACCCTGATCGACGGGTCCGGCGGGCCGCCTCGCGGGCCGGTTGATATCGTCATCGAGAAGAACCGGATCACGCAGATCGCCGACGTCGGGTACCCGAACCGCCCGATCAACGACGCCCGGCGCCCGAAGGGCCCGGCGCGCGAGATCCAGGCCGAAGGGATGTACGTGATGCCCGGCTTCATCGACCTGCACGTGCATACCTGCGGCAAGCCGAAGGCGCCGGATGCCGAGTACTGCTACAAGCTGTGGCTGGCTCACGGCGTGACGACGGTGCGCGGTGTGCCGTTTGGTGGCTTCGAGTGGTCGCTTTCCGAGACCAAGCGCGCCAACGCAAACGAGATCACCGCCCCCCGCATGGTGAACTGCCAGCGGCCGGGCAGCGGACGCGCCTGGGGCGGCAAGCCGATCCTCACCGAGGCGGACGCGCGCGCATGGACGCGCTTCGCGAAGGAGCAAGGGGTCGACTGCCTCAAGGTCGGCGCGCACGATCCGGCCGTGATGAAGGGACTCATGGAGGAAGCGAAGACGCTCGGCATGGGCAGCACGGCGCACCTGGCGCAGACCGGCGTCGCCAACATGAACGGCGCGGATGCCGTGACGCTCGGCCTCGGGGCGATCACGCACTACTACGGCATCTTCGAGTCGATGTACGAGAACACCGACATCCAGCCGTATCCGGAGAACTACAACTACAGCGACGAACAGTGGCGCTTTGGGCAGGTCGCGCGGCAGTGGAACCTGGTGAAGCCGCGCAGCGAGAAGTGGAACGCCTTCCTCAAGTTGCTCAAGGACAACAACGCGACGCTCGACCCGACGATGACGACGTACATGTCGGGCCGCGACCTCATGAAGCGCCGCAACGCCGACTGGCACGAGCAGTACACGCTGCCGTCGCTCTGGGACTTCTACACGCCCAACCGCGAGAACCACGGCGCGTACTTCTTCAACTGGACGACGTGGGATGAAGTCGCGTGGAAGAAGTTCTACCAGGTGTGGATGGAGTTCATCAACGACTACAAGAACATGGGCGGCCGCGTGACACCCTCCACCGACGCGGGCTTCATCTACAACACGTACGGCTTCAGCTACATCGAGGAGCTGGAGAACTTCCAGGAAGCGGGGTTCCATCCGCTCGAGGTGATCCGTGCGGGCACGCAGCACGCCGCCGAGGAGCTCAACAAGGCCAGCGGCAAGGCCATCGAGACGGGTATCGTGCGCAATGGCATGCTTGCGGACCTCGTGATCGCTCCGGAGAACCCGATCGCGAACCTCAAGACGCTCTATGGCTCTGGCTTCCAGCGCCTGAACGACCGCACCGGCAAGGTCGAGCGTGTCGGCGGCGTGCGGTACACCATCAAGGACGGCATCGTGTACGATGCGAAGAAGCTGCTCGCCGACGTCGCCGCGATGGTCGACCGGCAGAAGAAGGAGCGCGGGATCAGCCGCCTTCCGGTGGCCGCGTTCGTTCCCGAGGAGGATCGGTAG